One window of Kosakonia cowanii JCM 10956 = DSM 18146 genomic DNA carries:
- the purC gene encoding phosphoribosylaminoimidazolesuccinocarboxamide synthase encodes MQKQAELYRGKAKTVYSTENPDLLVLEFRNDTSAGDGARIEQFDRKGMVNNKFNHFIMTKLAEAGIPTQMEALLSDTECLVKKLDMVPVECVIRNRAAGSLVKRLGIEEGIELNPPLFDLFLKNDAMHDPMVNESYCETFNWVNKENLARMKELSYKANDVLKKLFDDAGLILVDFKLEFGLFNGEVVLGDEFSPDGSRLWDKETLDKMDKDRFRQSLGGLIEAYEAVAHRLGVKLD; translated from the coding sequence ATGCAAAAGCAAGCTGAGTTGTATCGCGGCAAAGCGAAAACCGTCTACAGTACCGAAAACCCGGACCTGTTGGTGCTCGAATTCCGTAACGATACGTCAGCAGGGGATGGCGCGCGCATTGAACAGTTTGATCGTAAAGGCATGGTGAACAACAAGTTCAACCACTTCATTATGACCAAGCTTGCCGAAGCCGGCATCCCGACCCAGATGGAAGCGCTGCTCTCGGATACCGAATGTCTGGTGAAAAAGCTGGATATGGTGCCGGTCGAGTGCGTGATCCGCAACCGCGCCGCGGGCTCGCTGGTGAAACGTCTGGGCATTGAAGAAGGCATTGAGCTTAATCCGCCGCTGTTTGACCTGTTTTTGAAAAACGACGCCATGCACGATCCGATGGTCAACGAATCCTACTGCGAAACCTTCAACTGGGTGAACAAAGAGAACCTGGCGCGCATGAAGGAACTCTCCTACAAAGCCAACGACGTGCTGAAAAAGCTGTTCGATGACGCAGGCCTGATCCTCGTCGACTTCAAACTGGAGTTTGGCCTGTTCAACGGCGAAGTGGTGCTGGGCGATGAGTTCTCCCCGGACGGCAGCCGCCTGTGGGACAAAGAGACGCTGGATAAAATGGACAAAGACCGCTTCCGCCAGAGCCTCGGCGGGCTGATCGAAGCCTATGAAGCCGTCGCGCACCGCCTGGGCGTGAAACTGGACTGA
- the bamC gene encoding outer membrane protein assembly factor BamC: MAYSVQKSRLAKVASVSLVMLLAACNSDSRYKRQVSGDESYLDATPLAELHAPAGLILPVQTGDYNVPSASGSGAVGKALDIRPPAQPLALVTGARTQFNGDTATLMVENGRGNTLWPQVVSLIQAKNFTIAKRDDAAQTLTTDWVEWNRQDEDQQYRGRYQIAVKPQGYQQAVVVKLVNLEQAGKPVADTASLQRYSTEMLNVISAGLDKTATDAQNAAEKRSVTTLDVQSGADDTGLPMLVVRGPFNIVWQRLPNVLEKVGMKVTDSTRSTGSMAVTYKPLSDSGWQALGARDPGLSSGDYKLQVGDLDNRSSLQFIDPKGHTLTQSQNDALVAAFQAAFNQ, from the coding sequence ATGGCTTACTCAGTACAGAAGTCGCGCCTGGCGAAGGTAGCGAGTGTTTCACTTGTGATGTTGCTCGCCGCCTGCAATTCCGATTCACGTTACAAGCGTCAGGTCAGCGGCGACGAATCCTATCTGGATGCTACGCCGCTTGCTGAGCTTCATGCGCCCGCCGGGCTGATCCTGCCGGTGCAGACTGGGGACTACAATGTCCCTTCCGCCAGCGGCAGCGGTGCCGTTGGTAAAGCGCTGGACATTCGCCCGCCGGCACAGCCGCTGGCGCTGGTGACCGGTGCGCGTACCCAGTTCAACGGCGATACCGCCACGCTGATGGTAGAAAATGGTCGCGGCAATACCTTATGGCCGCAGGTTGTTAGCCTGATTCAGGCGAAAAACTTCACCATCGCCAAACGCGACGATGCCGCGCAGACCCTGACTACCGATTGGGTTGAGTGGAACCGTCAGGATGAAGATCAGCAGTATCGCGGTCGCTATCAAATCGCGGTGAAACCGCAGGGCTATCAGCAGGCGGTTGTCGTCAAGCTGGTGAACCTGGAGCAGGCGGGTAAACCGGTTGCTGATACCGCATCGCTGCAGCGCTACAGCACCGAAATGCTGAACGTTATCTCCGCTGGCCTCGATAAAACCGCCACCGATGCGCAGAACGCCGCTGAGAAGCGCAGCGTGACCACGCTCGACGTGCAGAGCGGCGCGGATGATACCGGTCTGCCGATGCTGGTGGTGCGCGGTCCGTTCAATATCGTCTGGCAGCGCCTGCCGAACGTGCTGGAAAAAGTGGGCATGAAAGTGACCGACAGCACCCGTTCTACCGGCAGCATGGCCGTGACCTACAAACCGCTCTCCGACAGCGGCTGGCAGGCACTGGGCGCGCGCGATCCGGGTCTCAGCTCCGGCGACTATAAACTGCAGGTCGGCGACCTTGATAACCGCAGCAGCCTCCAGTTTATCGATCCGAAGGGCCACACCCTGACGCAATCTCAGAACGACGCGTTAGTCGCCGCCTTCCAGGCCGCGTTTAACCAGTAA
- the dapA gene encoding 4-hydroxy-tetrahydrodipicolinate synthase — protein MFTGSIVALITPMDSQGKVCRSSLKKLIDYHVASGTSAIVSVGTTGESATLSHDEHADVVELTVELADGRIPVIAGTGANATAEAISLTQRFNNSGIVGCLTVTPYYNRPTQEGLFQHFKAIAEHTDLPQILYNVPSRTGCDMLPETVGRLAEVKNIIGIKEATGNLSRVHQIKELVSDDFILLSGDDATAMDFMQLGGHGVISVTTNVAAREMAEMCKLAAEGQFADARAINQRLMPLHNKLFVEPNPIPVKWACKELGLVATDTLRLPMTPITDHGREVVRAALKHAGLL, from the coding sequence ATGTTCACGGGAAGTATTGTTGCGCTTATTACGCCGATGGATTCGCAAGGTAAAGTCTGCCGGTCAAGCCTGAAGAAACTGATTGATTATCATGTCGCCAGTGGAACCTCGGCGATCGTTTCGGTAGGGACTACCGGCGAATCCGCAACCCTTAGCCACGACGAGCATGCCGATGTGGTTGAACTGACGGTTGAGCTGGCTGACGGGCGCATTCCTGTTATTGCCGGCACGGGCGCAAACGCCACCGCCGAAGCCATCAGCCTGACGCAGCGTTTCAATAACAGCGGCATCGTCGGCTGCCTCACCGTTACCCCCTATTACAACCGCCCGACGCAGGAAGGTCTGTTCCAGCACTTCAAAGCCATCGCCGAACATACTGACCTGCCGCAGATTCTGTATAATGTGCCGTCGCGTACCGGCTGCGATATGCTGCCGGAAACCGTGGGCCGTCTGGCGGAAGTCAAAAATATTATCGGTATTAAAGAAGCGACCGGGAACTTAAGTCGCGTTCACCAGATCAAAGAGCTGGTTTCAGACGACTTTATCCTGCTGAGCGGCGATGACGCCACTGCGATGGACTTCATGCAGCTCGGCGGTCACGGTGTAATTTCCGTCACCACTAACGTGGCGGCGCGCGAAATGGCCGAGATGTGCAAACTGGCCGCTGAAGGGCAGTTTGCCGACGCCCGCGCGATTAACCAGCGTCTGATGCCGTTACACAACAAACTATTTGTCGAACCCAATCCGATCCCGGTCAAATGGGCATGTAAGGAGTTGGGACTTGTGGCAACCGATACGCTGCGTTTGCCGATGACACCGATTACCGACCACGGTCGTGAGGTGGTTCGTGCGGCGCTTAAGCATGCCGGTCTGCTGTAA
- the bcp gene encoding thioredoxin-dependent thiol peroxidase translates to MNPLKAGDIAPKFSLPDQDGEQVNLADFQGQRVLVYFYPKAMTPGCTVQACGLRDNMDELKKAGVEVLGISTDKPEKLSRFAEKELLNFTLLSDESHEVCQQFGVWGEKTFMGKTYDGIHRISFLIDAAGTIEHVFDDFKTSNHHDIVVNWLKENA, encoded by the coding sequence ATGAATCCACTGAAAGCCGGTGATATCGCACCGAAATTTAGCTTGCCCGATCAGGACGGTGAACAAGTAAATTTAGCCGACTTCCAGGGACAGCGTGTTCTGGTCTATTTCTACCCGAAAGCCATGACACCGGGTTGTACCGTCCAGGCCTGCGGCCTGCGCGATAATATGGATGAGCTAAAAAAAGCAGGCGTAGAAGTTCTCGGTATCAGCACTGATAAACCGGAAAAACTCTCCCGCTTCGCCGAGAAAGAGCTGCTCAACTTTACCCTGCTGTCCGATGAAAGCCATGAAGTGTGCCAGCAGTTTGGCGTCTGGGGTGAGAAGACCTTTATGGGTAAAACCTACGACGGCATTCACCGCATCAGTTTTCTGATTGATGCCGCCGGCACCATCGAACATGTGTTTGATGATTTCAAAACCAGCAATCACCACGATATCGTCGTGAACTGGTTAAAAGAGAACGCCTAA
- a CDS encoding AI-2E family transporter, translating into MLEMLTQWYRRRFSDPEAIALLVILLAGFTILFFFSGLLAPLLVALVIAYLLEWPTARLQRIGCSRSWAASIVLVLFVGILLVMAFVVMPIAWQQGINLIRDMPGMLNKLSGFAATLPRRYPALMDAGIIDAMAENMRSRMLSMGDSVVKYSLASLVGLLTLAVYLVLVPLMVFFLVKDKEQMLSAVRRVLPRNRGLAGQVWKEMNQQITNYIRGKVLEMVVVGVATWIGFILFGLNYSLLLAVLVGFSVLIPYIGAFVVTIPVVGVALFQFGLGTEFWSCFAVYLIIQGLDGNLLVPVLFSEAVNLHPLVIILSVVIFGGLWGFWGVFFAIPLATLIKAVIHAWPDSLASEDEVISG; encoded by the coding sequence ATGCTCGAAATGTTGACGCAGTGGTATCGCCGTCGCTTCAGCGATCCCGAAGCGATTGCCCTGCTGGTTATTCTGCTTGCCGGTTTTACCATTCTTTTCTTCTTTAGCGGCCTGCTCGCGCCGCTGCTTGTTGCGCTGGTGATTGCCTATCTGCTGGAGTGGCCAACGGCCCGCCTGCAACGCATTGGCTGCTCGCGCAGTTGGGCGGCAAGCATTGTGCTGGTGTTGTTCGTCGGCATTCTGCTGGTGATGGCTTTTGTGGTGATGCCGATTGCGTGGCAGCAGGGGATCAACCTGATCCGCGATATGCCCGGCATGTTAAACAAGCTCTCCGGTTTTGCTGCCACCCTGCCGCGCCGTTATCCCGCGCTGATGGACGCGGGCATCATTGATGCGATGGCAGAGAATATGCGCTCGCGCATGCTGTCGATGGGTGACTCGGTGGTGAAATACTCCCTCGCCTCGCTGGTCGGGCTGCTTACCCTTGCGGTCTATCTGGTGCTGGTGCCGCTGATGGTCTTCTTCCTGGTGAAAGATAAAGAGCAGATGCTGAGCGCCGTGCGCCGCGTGCTACCGCGTAACCGCGGGCTGGCAGGCCAGGTGTGGAAAGAGATGAATCAGCAGATCACCAACTATATTCGCGGCAAAGTGCTGGAGATGGTGGTGGTCGGCGTCGCCACCTGGATTGGGTTTATTCTCTTTGGCCTCAACTACTCGCTGCTGCTGGCGGTGCTGGTGGGCTTCTCGGTGTTGATTCCCTATATCGGCGCGTTTGTGGTGACCATTCCGGTGGTTGGCGTGGCGCTGTTTCAGTTCGGGCTGGGCACCGAGTTCTGGAGCTGCTTTGCGGTCTATCTGATTATCCAGGGGCTGGATGGCAACCTGCTGGTGCCGGTGCTCTTCTCGGAAGCGGTTAACCTGCACCCGCTGGTGATTATCCTGTCGGTGGTGATTTTCGGCGGCCTGTGGGGCTTCTGGGGCGTTTTCTTTGCCATTCCGCTCGCAACGTTGATTAAAGCGGTGATCCACGCGTGGCCGGATTCATTGGCCAGCGAAGATGAAGTGATAAGCGGATAA
- the bepA gene encoding beta-barrel assembly-enhancing protease yields the protein MFRQLKRTLVATLIAALTAGQAAPVFADSADSLPDMGTSAGSTLSIGQEMQMGDFYVRQLRGSAPLINDPLLVQYINSLGMRLVAHAYSVKTPFHFYLVNNDEINAFAFFGGNVVLHSALFRYTDNESQLASVMAHEISHVTQRHLARAMEDQKSSAPLTWAGALGSILLAMASPQAGMAALTGTLAGTRQGMISFTQQNEQEADRIGIQVLQRAGFDPQAMPTFLEKLLDQSRYSSRPPEILLTHPLPESRLSDARNRANQMRPVVVQSSESFYMAKARTLGMYNSGRNQLTDDLLDSWAKGNVREQRAAQYGRALKAMEAKDFAGAQKLLQPLLSADANNAWYLDLATDIDLGLNKSGEAIKRLNSASGLKNSPVLQLNLANAYLQGGQPAQAAQILNRYTFTNKDDINGWDLLAQTEAALGNRDQELAARAEGQALIGRLDQAITLLSSASAQVKLGSLQQARYDARIDQLRQMQQRFRPYEKM from the coding sequence ATGTTCAGGCAGTTGAAACGAACGCTGGTCGCAACCCTTATCGCCGCCCTTACCGCAGGCCAGGCTGCGCCGGTTTTTGCAGACTCGGCAGATAGCCTGCCGGATATGGGCACCTCGGCTGGCAGCACGCTCTCCATCGGCCAGGAGATGCAGATGGGCGACTTCTATGTGCGCCAGCTGCGCGGCAGCGCGCCGTTGATTAACGATCCGCTGCTGGTGCAGTACATCAATTCCCTCGGTATGCGGCTGGTCGCGCATGCCTACTCAGTGAAAACCCCTTTCCACTTCTACCTGGTGAATAACGACGAAATTAACGCCTTCGCCTTCTTTGGCGGCAACGTGGTGCTGCACTCTGCCCTCTTCCGTTACACGGATAATGAGAGCCAGCTCGCGTCGGTAATGGCGCACGAAATTTCGCACGTTACCCAGCGCCACCTTGCGCGCGCGATGGAAGATCAGAAAAGCAGCGCGCCGCTCACCTGGGCAGGCGCGCTGGGGTCGATTCTGCTGGCGATGGCCAGCCCGCAGGCGGGGATGGCGGCGCTGACCGGTACACTGGCCGGCACGCGGCAGGGGATGATCAGCTTTACGCAGCAGAATGAGCAGGAGGCGGACCGCATCGGCATTCAGGTGCTGCAACGCGCCGGTTTTGATCCGCAGGCGATGCCGACCTTCCTCGAAAAATTGCTCGATCAGTCCCGCTACTCCAGCCGACCGCCGGAAATTTTGCTGACGCACCCCCTGCCGGAGAGCCGACTGTCAGACGCCCGCAACCGCGCCAACCAGATGCGCCCGGTAGTGGTGCAATCTTCTGAATCGTTCTATATGGCAAAGGCCCGCACCCTGGGCATGTATAACTCAGGCCGTAACCAGCTGACCGACGATCTGCTCGACAGCTGGGCGAAAGGCAACGTGCGCGAGCAGCGCGCCGCGCAGTATGGCCGGGCACTGAAAGCGATGGAGGCGAAAGATTTTGCCGGGGCGCAGAAACTGTTGCAGCCGCTGCTGAGCGCGGATGCAAACAATGCCTGGTATCTCGATCTGGCGACGGATATCGACCTTGGCCTGAATAAAAGCGGCGAGGCGATTAAACGCCTGAATAGTGCCAGCGGGCTTAAGAACAGCCCGGTGCTGCAACTCAACCTGGCGAACGCTTACTTACAGGGCGGCCAGCCGGCACAGGCGGCGCAGATCCTCAATCGCTACACCTTCACCAATAAAGACGATATCAACGGCTGGGATCTGCTGGCGCAAACGGAAGCGGCGCTCGGCAACCGCGATCAGGAACTGGCGGCGCGTGCCGAAGGCCAGGCGCTGATCGGCAGGCTCGACCAGGCGATTACGCTGCTGAGCAGCGCCAGCGCGCAGGTGAAGCTTGGCAGCCTGCAACAGGCACGCTATGACGCGCGAATCGATCAGCTGCGCCAGATGCAGCAGCGCTTCCGCCCGTACGAAAAGATGTAA
- the arsC gene encoding arsenate reductase (glutaredoxin) (This arsenate reductase requires both glutathione and glutaredoxin to convert arsenate to arsenite, after which the efflux transporter formed by ArsA and ArsB can extrude the arsenite from the cell, providing resistance.) yields MSDAVKIYHNPRCSKSRETLSLLQANGVDPEVVLYLETPPDAATIKQLLQWLGMSSARELMRTKEELYKSLNLGDSALSEAALVQAMVENPKLIERPIVVANGQARIGRPPESVMEIVG; encoded by the coding sequence ATGTCAGACGCAGTAAAAATCTACCATAACCCACGCTGCTCCAAGAGCCGCGAAACCTTGAGCCTGCTGCAAGCCAACGGTGTTGACCCGGAGGTGGTGCTCTATCTGGAGACGCCGCCGGATGCGGCAACGATTAAACAGCTGTTGCAGTGGCTTGGCATGTCGAGCGCGCGGGAGTTGATGCGCACGAAAGAGGAGCTCTATAAATCGCTCAATCTCGGCGACAGTGCGTTGTCCGAAGCGGCGCTGGTGCAGGCGATGGTAGAGAATCCGAAATTGATCGAGCGACCCATCGTGGTCGCCAACGGTCAAGCACGCATTGGTCGCCCGCCGGAAAGCGTAATGGAGATCGTCGGGTAA
- a CDS encoding DnaA inactivator Hda: protein MNTPAQLSLPLFLPDDETFASFWPGDNPSLLAALQNVLREAHSGYIYFWSREGAGRSHLLHAACAELSQRGDAVGYVPLDKRTWFVPEVLEGMEHLSLVCIDNIECIAGDEPWEMAIFNLYNRILEQGKTRLLITGDRPPRQLNLGLPDLASRLDWGQIYKLQPLSDEDKLQALQLRARIRGFELPEDVGRFLLKRLDREMRTLFDTLDQLDRASITAQRKLTIPFVKDILQL, encoded by the coding sequence CTGAACACGCCGGCACAGCTCTCCCTGCCATTATTTTTACCCGATGATGAAACCTTTGCGAGTTTCTGGCCGGGTGATAACCCCTCCTTACTGGCGGCGTTACAAAACGTTTTGCGCGAGGCGCACAGCGGTTATATCTATTTCTGGTCACGCGAAGGCGCGGGCCGCAGCCATCTGCTGCATGCCGCCTGCGCCGAACTCTCCCAGCGCGGCGATGCCGTGGGCTATGTGCCGCTCGATAAACGCACCTGGTTTGTCCCGGAAGTGCTGGAAGGGATGGAGCATCTGTCGCTGGTCTGCATCGATAATATCGAGTGCATCGCGGGCGATGAGCCGTGGGAGATGGCGATCTTTAACCTCTACAACCGTATTCTGGAGCAGGGTAAAACCCGCCTGCTGATCACCGGTGATCGGCCGCCGCGCCAGCTCAATCTCGGCTTGCCGGATCTGGCCTCGCGTCTCGACTGGGGGCAGATCTATAAGCTGCAGCCGCTCTCCGATGAGGACAAACTGCAGGCGCTGCAACTGCGCGCGCGCATTCGCGGCTTTGAGCTGCCGGAAGATGTCGGCCGTTTTCTGCTGAAAAGGTTGGATCGCGAGATGCGCACGCTGTTCGACACGCTCGATCAGCTGGATCGCGCTTCGATCACCGCCCAGCGCAAGCTCACCATCCCGTTTGTGAAAGATATTCTGCAGCTGTAG
- the uraA gene encoding uracil permease: MTRRAIGVSERPPLLQTIPLSLQHLFAMFGATVLVPILFHINPATVLLFNGVGTLLYIFICKGKIPAYLGSSFAFISPVLLLLPLGYEVALGGFIMCGVLFCLVALIVKKAGTGWLDVMFPPAAMGAIVAVIGLELAGVAANMAGLLPADGQSADSKTITISLVTLAVTVFGSVLFRGFLAIIPILIGVLAGYALSFAMGVVDTTPIAQAHWFALPTFYTPRFEWFAIFTILPAALVVIAEHVGHLVVTANIVKRDLIRDPGLHRSMFANGLSTMISGFFGSTPNTTYGENIGVMAITRVYSTWVIGGAAIIAILLSCVGKLAAAIQIIPVPVMGGVSLLLYGVIGASGIRVLIESKVDYSKAQNLILTSVILIIGVSGAKVHIGAAELKGMALATIVGVGLSLIFKLISVLRPEEVILDAPENEQAKP; the protein is encoded by the coding sequence ATGACGCGCCGTGCTATCGGGGTGAGTGAAAGACCGCCGCTTTTGCAGACGATCCCGCTTAGTTTGCAGCACTTGTTCGCCATGTTTGGCGCAACCGTGCTGGTGCCAATCCTGTTTCATATCAACCCGGCCACCGTGCTGCTGTTTAACGGTGTCGGCACGCTGCTCTATATCTTTATCTGTAAAGGGAAGATCCCCGCTTACCTCGGCTCCAGCTTTGCTTTTATCTCGCCGGTGCTGCTGCTGTTGCCGCTGGGTTATGAAGTGGCGCTGGGCGGATTCATTATGTGCGGCGTGCTCTTCTGCCTGGTGGCGCTGATTGTCAAAAAAGCGGGTACCGGCTGGCTGGACGTGATGTTCCCGCCTGCGGCAATGGGCGCCATTGTGGCGGTGATCGGCCTCGAGTTAGCGGGCGTAGCGGCGAATATGGCCGGCTTGCTGCCCGCAGACGGGCAGAGCGCTGACAGCAAAACCATCACTATTTCGCTGGTGACGCTGGCGGTGACGGTCTTTGGTTCAGTGCTGTTCCGCGGTTTTCTGGCGATTATCCCGATTCTGATCGGCGTGCTGGCGGGCTATGCGCTCTCCTTCGCCATGGGCGTGGTCGATACCACACCTATCGCCCAGGCGCACTGGTTCGCGCTGCCAACCTTCTACACCCCGCGCTTTGAGTGGTTCGCTATCTTCACCATACTGCCGGCGGCGCTGGTGGTAATTGCCGAGCACGTCGGGCATCTGGTGGTGACGGCCAATATCGTCAAACGCGATCTGATCCGCGACCCGGGCCTGCATCGCTCGATGTTCGCCAACGGCCTGTCGACGATGATCTCCGGCTTCTTCGGTTCGACGCCGAATACCACTTACGGTGAGAATATCGGCGTGATGGCGATTACCCGCGTCTATAGCACCTGGGTGATTGGCGGCGCGGCGATTATCGCTATTCTGCTCTCCTGCGTCGGCAAGCTGGCGGCGGCGATCCAGATCATTCCGGTGCCGGTAATGGGCGGCGTGTCGCTGCTGCTCTACGGGGTGATCGGTGCTTCGGGGATCCGCGTGCTGATTGAGTCGAAAGTGGACTACAGCAAAGCGCAAAACCTGATCCTCACCTCGGTGATCCTGATTATCGGCGTCAGCGGCGCGAAGGTGCATATCGGCGCGGCAGAGCTGAAAGGGATGGCGCTGGCGACCATTGTCGGCGTTGGCCTGAGCCTAATCTTCAAGCTGATTAGCGTACTGCGTCCGGAAGAGGTGATACTGGATGCGCCAGAAAATGAGCAGGCGAAACCGTAA
- the upp gene encoding uracil phosphoribosyltransferase, giving the protein MKVVEVKHPLVKHKLGLMRENDISTKRFRELASEVGSLLTYEATADLETEKVTIEGWNGPVEIDQIKGKKITVVPILRAGLGMMEGVLEHVPSARISVVGIYRNEETLEPVPYFQKLVSNIDERMALVVDPMLATGGSMIATIDLLKNAGCTTIKVLVLVAAPEGVAALEKAHPDVELYTASIDQGLNEQGYIIPGLGDAGDKIFGTK; this is encoded by the coding sequence ATGAAGGTCGTGGAAGTAAAACACCCACTCGTCAAACACAAGCTGGGCCTGATGCGAGAGAACGACATCAGCACCAAACGCTTTCGTGAACTCGCCTCAGAAGTAGGCAGCCTGCTGACTTATGAAGCTACTGCGGATCTGGAAACCGAGAAGGTGACTATCGAAGGCTGGAACGGCCCGGTAGAGATCGACCAGATCAAGGGTAAGAAAATTACCGTGGTGCCGATCCTGCGTGCCGGTCTGGGGATGATGGAAGGCGTGCTGGAGCATGTGCCAAGCGCGCGCATCAGCGTTGTCGGTATCTACCGCAACGAAGAGACGCTGGAGCCGGTGCCTTACTTCCAGAAACTGGTATCGAACATCGACGAGCGTATGGCGCTGGTGGTTGACCCGATGCTGGCGACCGGCGGTTCAATGATCGCCACCATCGATCTGCTGAAAAACGCCGGCTGCACCACTATTAAGGTGCTGGTGCTGGTGGCCGCGCCGGAAGGCGTCGCTGCGCTGGAGAAAGCGCACCCGGATGTCGAACTCTATACCGCATCTATCGACCAGGGTCTTAACGAGCAGGGATACATCATCCCGGGGCTCGGCGATGCCGGCGATAAGATTTTTGGGACGAAGTAA